The Neodiprion fabricii isolate iyNeoFabr1 chromosome 4, iyNeoFabr1.1, whole genome shotgun sequence genome window below encodes:
- the LOC124180201 gene encoding proton-coupled folate transporter-like — translation MADTEIVGPAVKGHRRFFVLGPPVTLLMFSNALTGTILTDLIVYRACLFSPNTNHTECSILRTNASSSEAIDVEAQVEAHVSMIVLAKSLIESVLPAILSLFLGPWSDRAGRRPLFLSGFAGFTIFYISLTFMCNWNMNPWYFLIPSLPASALGGLGAVIIASMCHIADTSAEKDRTMLLAWLQASVYIGVLFGIFTGPLIFKTSGYTAVFSTAAICCMLALLYIYFFVQETVQDTSKESIRGLFKISSVQELVSSAVEKRDGFFRPVVWLAICILALSIMVLEGEVSISFLFTRERLGWDVQRYSYFSGTAVLLSIPCMIVGVSWFSRILDFPDSLITGIALTSCLGGALTKAFATEGWHMYLSSFIGFFNGATGPVMRSTISKSVPAKDIGKVFSLTSSLETLSPLVGAPLYTLIYSHYLPPIYPSPVFLLSASFFTLLLLLTLCLAVVNRNYRNVNFAPLVEEE, via the exons ATGGCGGACACAGAAATTGTGGGTCCTGCCGTAAAAGGGCATCGCCGGTTTTTCGTATTGGGACCTCCAGTGACATTACTAATGTTCTCAAATGCATTGacag GTACAATCCTGACGGACTTAATAGTGTATCGGGCGTGTCTATTTTCACCAAATACAAATCACACGGAGTGCAGTATTCTTCGCACAAATGCGAGTAGTTCTGAAGCAATAGACGTAGAGGCCCAAGTGGAAGCTCATGTAAGCATGATTGTGTTGGCAAAGTCTTTGATCGAAAGTGTGCTACCAGCAATACTTTCTCTATTCCTTGGTCCTTGGAGTGATCGAGCTGGAAGGAGGCCGCTTTTTCTATCCGGGTTTGCGG GTTTTACCATATTCTACATATCACTCACTTTCATGTGTAATTGGAACATGAATCCTTGGTATTTCTTGATTCCTTCGCTACCGGCATCTGCTTTGGGTGGATTAGGTGCCGTGATAATAGCATCGATGTGTCATATCGCTGACACTTCTGCAGAAAAAGACAGAACTATGCTCTTGGCTTGGCTGCAAGCCTCAGTTTATATTGGAGTTTTATTTGGCATCTTTACTGGACCTCTGATTTTTAAAACCAGTGGTTATACTGCTGTATTTAGTACAGCGGCAATCTGCTGTATGCTGGCACTACTTTACATTTACTTTTTTGTCCAAGAAACAGTACAAGATACCTCTAAG GAATCGATACGTGGACTGTTCAAAATCTCGTCAGTTCAAGAGCTTGTTTCAAGCGCTGTCGAGAAGCGAGATGGCTTTTTTCGACCGGTCGTCTGGCTTGCAATTTGCATTCTTGCCCTGTCCATAATGGTTCTTGAAGGGGAAGTCAGCATAAGTTTTCTCTTTACAAGAGAGCGACTGGGCTGGGATGTTCAACGTTATTCCTATTTTAGTGGGACAGCTGTTCTATTGAGTATCCCATGTATGATTGTCGGCGTCTCGTGGTTCAGTCGTATTTTAG attttccaGATAGTTTAATAACTGGTATAGCACTCACATCATGCCTGGGTGGTGCACTTACAAAAGCCTTTGCAACAGAAGGTTGGCACATGTATCTCTCGTCGTTTATTGGATTTTTTAATGGAGCAACAGGACCAGTTATGCGATCTACCATATCAAAGTCTGTACCTGCTAAAGATATTG GTAAAGTATTTTCTCTTACCTCGTCGCTGGAAACATTGAGTCCGTTGGTCGGAGCTCCACTGTACACGctaatttattctcattatttaCCACCGATTTATCCATCAcctgtttttcttctttcggcTAGTTTTTTCACACTACTGCTATTACTGACATTGTGTTTAGCAGTAGTGAACCGAAATTATCGCAATGTAAATTTTGCGCCCTTGGTTGAGGAGGAGTAA
- the LOC124180209 gene encoding NADH-cytochrome b5 reductase-like isoform X2 produces MSCNDGEDERPVTPLESDCCGYGCNPCIHDVHRDLIDKWERRRISKAGFSVRKNVLSLTKYKPFVISELKQACANCIFIRLNYGGLEDADTQLFLSPGQHVILRTSISSRPYTPISWTTNSLLLLVKIYSNGKFSKSLGQMKVGEDIEVRGPYGEFRYQPNSFEEILMLSIGTGIAALYPIAKSIVDDELEESRIHLICGFKSHAHIPLANELRDLSHYWNFSCTIKLSQIDNPLKS; encoded by the exons ATGAGTTGCAATGATGGCGAAGATGAGCGTCCTGTTACACCCCTGGAATCAGACTGTTGTGGATACGGGTGTAATCCTTGTATACATGACGTTCATCGAGATTTGATTGATAAATGGGAGAGAAGACGGATATCAAAAGCAGGGTTTTCTGTCCGAAAGAATGTTTTATCGCTTACAAAATACAAACCTTTTGTCATTTCCGAATTAAAACAAGCCTGCGCTAATTGTATTTTCATCCGATTGAACTACGgag GTTTAGAAGATGCAGatacacaattatttttaagtCCTGGTCAACATGTGATACTGCGTACCTCAATCTCATCGAGACCCTACACCCCAATATCATGGACTACTAACTCGTTACTTCTCTTAGTTAAAATATATTCTAATGGAAAATTTAGCAAATCTTTAGGACAAATGAAAGTTGGTGAAGATATCGAAGTTAGAGGCCCTTATGGAGAATTTCGTTATCAGCCTAATAG ctTTGAAGAAATCCTTATGCTCAGTATTGGAACTGGTATAGCAGCCCTGTATCCAATTGCAAAATCAATAGTCGATGACGAATTGGAAGAAAGCAGGATACATTTGATATGCGGATTCAAGTCGCATGCTCACATCCCTTTGGCCAACGAATTGCGTGACTTGTCACATTATTGGAACTTTTCTTGTACAATTAAACTATCCCAAATAG aTAATCCATTGAAGTCTTAA
- the LOC124180209 gene encoding NADH-cytochrome b5 reductase-like isoform X1, with product MSCNDGEDERPVTPLESDCCGYGCNPCIHDVHRDLIDKWERRRISKAGFSVRKNVLSLTKYKPFVISELKQACANCIFIRLNYGGLEDADTQLFLSPGQHVILRTSISSRPYTPISWTTNSLLLLVKIYSNGKFSKSLGQMKVGEDIEVRGPYGEFRYQPNSFEEILMLSIGTGIAALYPIAKSIVDDELEESRIHLICGFKSHAHIPLANELRDLSHYWNFSCTIKLSQIDSAKRINGVRIESSHLEENTVTRFLESRSPKSTLVLICGTPEFNKAATQWISALKFINFHVFD from the exons ATGAGTTGCAATGATGGCGAAGATGAGCGTCCTGTTACACCCCTGGAATCAGACTGTTGTGGATACGGGTGTAATCCTTGTATACATGACGTTCATCGAGATTTGATTGATAAATGGGAGAGAAGACGGATATCAAAAGCAGGGTTTTCTGTCCGAAAGAATGTTTTATCGCTTACAAAATACAAACCTTTTGTCATTTCCGAATTAAAACAAGCCTGCGCTAATTGTATTTTCATCCGATTGAACTACGgag GTTTAGAAGATGCAGatacacaattatttttaagtCCTGGTCAACATGTGATACTGCGTACCTCAATCTCATCGAGACCCTACACCCCAATATCATGGACTACTAACTCGTTACTTCTCTTAGTTAAAATATATTCTAATGGAAAATTTAGCAAATCTTTAGGACAAATGAAAGTTGGTGAAGATATCGAAGTTAGAGGCCCTTATGGAGAATTTCGTTATCAGCCTAATAG ctTTGAAGAAATCCTTATGCTCAGTATTGGAACTGGTATAGCAGCCCTGTATCCAATTGCAAAATCAATAGTCGATGACGAATTGGAAGAAAGCAGGATACATTTGATATGCGGATTCAAGTCGCATGCTCACATCCCTTTGGCCAACGAATTGCGTGACTTGTCACATTATTGGAACTTTTCTTGTACAATTAAACTATCCCAAATAG ATAGCGCTAAAAGAATAAACGGCGTTAGAATAGAGAGCAGTCACTTAGAGGAGAACACTGTAACAAGATTCTTAGAATCTCGGTCACCAAAATCTACTCTAGTGCTAATTTGTGGTACTCCAGAGTTTAATAAAGCTGCTACTCAATGGATTTCAGctttaaaatttatcaattttcacgtttttgaTTGA